The following is a genomic window from Bombus fervidus isolate BK054 chromosome 15, iyBomFerv1, whole genome shotgun sequence.
tattttgcaattattaaGTAATCACTAATTAATAAACCAATGGAAGAATCATGTGATTTTTCCCTATTTAGGAAAGTTAGATGGGAATTTGACATTGGGAGGGATTTTAGTATTTGTTCGGCATGGAGACAGGGGTCCTTTGGCACACATTCGAAATATAAGCATAGTAAATTGCGGTGGAGATTTTAATTCCATACCTGAATTAGAAAGTTTATACCAGAACTATGTGAACTTCTTGCAAAATGTCTCCAGCTACTCTAGAACTGCTTGGGCACAATTCTTGGGTCCTTTCCATGGTTTTCCTATGCTGCCCAGCAACTCTAAAGATTGCAGAATTGGTCAATTGACTACACTTGGCATTGGACAATTGTTAAAAACTGGAATCATACTTAGAAACGCTTATTATCACAAATTGAATCTGGGAAATGGTTCTATATCCAGCAAAGACATTGTTGTGTATAGCACTAGGTATCGAAGAACAGTCCAAAGTGCAGTTGCTTTACTCTATGCTCTACTGGAAACAGACGGTTTCCAAAATCTAGCCAAAATCACTATGCAAGAAAGTCAAAGCTATGCTTTTTGTAACACAGACTGTGCGTGTCCCGCTGCTGAAAAGTTCTTCAAACAACAcctaaaagtaattaaattttagccTCTATTATGAAGGTACCATTGAGTCTCCTTAACACAATGTTTCTTGTTACAGGAAATGTCTGATCATTTGAAATCCCATCCAGCGGTGGCTGAGCTTATACGACAGACTTCCAATGCAGTCTTCGAGATCCCTGATCAAGCCCAAATGACAGATCCAAATACTTTGAAGGATGCATTGTTAACATACATCTGCCATGGTGCTTCATTGCCCTGCATAGATTTTAACACTCAGAAGGTTTGTGTAAAGACTGAACACGTAACAGGTTTGTTCACTTATACAGAATGGGAGTCTAAACAAGTGGCAAAGAGCAGCAGCCGTAGAAAATATGGATTGCTAAGAGCTTATGGACTACTTCGAAATATCGTTTCCTACATGCTACGAATTATCTCCGAGGCCAAACCCAAAATAGTTTTATACTCTGGCCATGACAAAACACTGGAATACCTCGCAACCGCTCTTGGAATCTTTTCTGACAAGTTGACTATGCCACATTATGCTTCCCGCTTCGTAATCGAGGTTTATCGGATAAATCCGAAGAACGAAAACCATGTAGCCAGTGATTTCTACTTCCGAGTAGTGATTAATGGAAAAGATTTCACCCAAAAAATTCCGTTCTGTAGAAATGCAAATTTCTACAGTGTCAGTTACATCGAGCGCAATGAAGTGGAAAAAACGCGGCGAGATTCAAAATTGTGCCCGATTGAGACGATCATCAGACAACTTCACGACGATTATTTCGGACCATTCAATGCAACTAACTTCAAGGATGCGTGTACCAATCATAAGCACGGATAATTAAAAGATCGGTTCTAAAATTTCCAGATAAAAATTTTTGATCAAAGGCTATAATTTGTTTAACACGTTGATTGTCACATCAATGACACACGTTTTAccaaatattttagaatgcttaaaataacataaatttcatGGAAAAGATTTTCAACAACGTAAATAACTTAGATAATATTACCAGTAAAATCCGGAATTTTacacaaattcatatttttaaactcatataaaaaattcatatatgaatataattacaacaataaatacgaatataaatatgaatataattacaacaataaataaaatacagactCGGTAAAAAGTTGCTTTACCTCTGcattatactttggatatttcatatattttttcatatcatGTATATTCTGCGCAATTTTccactttcaaattttctatagaTGCATAAAAATCAGCACTCTAATTATCTGAATAAAGTGCACAAATACgatgtaatattttgtaaaaactaATGTTATGGTGTAGTACATTTcggataaaatatataaaattcgcgtGGCAATCAACGTGTTGACATTTTAGCGAGAAatcaaagaaatgaaaaacaatCAGGAACTGAAAATCGAACATTCTACAAGCTCCTTATACTTAAACCGGAAGCGAGACGCAACGCAATGTATATTTGAATCTTCATACGAATAAGTAATAAGTCCTaacgtttgaatattttatgacgaaagtattaaaaatttatgaaaacgaATTGCAACATACACCCatcgaatttcttttatcgttaAGAAATCGATGCTTTATTACGggaatattaaagtataaaatatgaaaaaaatgataGTAAAATTTGCACTGTTTAGATACTATGTCTTCGAACGAATAAGAAAAAGGAAGCCTTACATTCTTAGATTACGTCTTACAAAATCGATTGTAgctttaaatatacatatatatacatataaagctAGATGATCGCCATATATTTTATCACACATCTTACTGTACATATGTAAATAACTTTTGTCAAGCAGAAATTGTGTTTAGTGTTTTCAATGTTGTTGAGGAAATTATAGAATCCTATGTAATTCCCCGTCTTTGCCATTGTTAATTAGTATCATTTCCTCGTTAACGTAAAATTAGTTCTCGTTAAATTTACAATGGACCAGAATCCTCGTATAAGAACGATCATACTTAAAGTGCTGTTAAAATCACTTATCTATTCACCAAAAAATTCCACAGGTCGAGACTAGCATCGCAAAGCTGtacaaaatgatatttatccaaaaaagatatacgaggcaatgaaatgtaaaatgaaattatagatAGATACTTTCTTTTGTTAAAATACATACTTATATCGTAAACTACTATAAACGGATGATTCATTAATCTATTCCTATCAACAAATCACGATCTGGTAAAAAggtattctattttttattcacaATATAAAAACGTACAGATCatcaacaaataaataatagaacaCTTATTACAATGTACAAGGCACAGGTTTGTATCCTTATAATAACAGTACGCTTAAGAGCAATATTTCTATCAGTAACTTTGGTAAAACACAATATATAAGCACTAGTAGCATGACGtcatctttttcaatttcttaaaaatattacaagtaGGCATATTATAGCACGCATAATACATCATCCTCTAATAATTGGTGTGCAATTTAACACGTGTTCGACATATCGTATTTTCTATGCTACAATTCTATATAcaatttgtagaaaaaataCAGCTGAAAGAAGCTCAAATTTTTGCAACAACATGTTTTCCGATAAAAATGCCCAGTTTCGAACGTTTTCGATTGACGAAACAATCGAAAACAGCAATCCCATGCGGATCACACAATAATGACCGCATTCAAAAAACAGTGACGTGATAGTTAAATCACTGTTTACGACACTTACAGAACTTAGGtacaaaacgtaatactattctgGAATAATCTGAAGATTCCCAGCCTCTGCTAAACTCAATCTCTGCTGAATATTCTTCAGTCGTTGGCAATACTGTTCAAACGTGTCGAAACCACCATCTCCACTAAAAATCCAATTTCAGATAGTTAAAATGttcattttctaataattcttCACTTACTTTGAGGTAGTCTTATCTCGAACAGGAGGCGAATGGTTCATGGCAGCTTTTTGAATTGGTAGGAAAGACTGATCTATGTTCCATAATAGAGTTTTCACGCCTATTCGTTTGCCAGTATTCCATCTCACGATTAACCACTTCATTCTATGGATACTAATCAAAACAAGCACCGCACTCCTAAATCGAACTTTTGGCGATTTCTTGTTACGGCCTACCACAGCGTAGGATCGTTGGTCTCTGGTCAATTGGGCGAGTACACTTAGAGTATTTTCTTCAGACAATTGATAGCTACCAACTATAGTTAATAAGTATCGTTTCTGATATGTTAGAGCCTTGCGTCTGCTATCCGCTCGcagaaattttccataaaaatgttgcaactgtaaaaaagaatattgagcataaaatgaatatatggaaaaaagatagaaattacCTTTTCTATTTCTGGGATTCTAGCATTTGAAACTTGAGATCCCTTATTTCGTTTGATTTGATCTTCGAGTAATTTAATTCGTTGGTTCAATTgttccttctcttctcttgaTTTTATCAACTTCTCTTGAAGTACAGTCTTTTCTGTcatgtatttttcattaactTCACTGAGATCCTATAAACCATAATATCAGTTATAAGATACAACAATTCATAAGATAACTAGGAGTTTATTACTAGAAGTTAGGAAATATTAAGTTCATTACATTTATCTTTTGCATGAATTTTGTAGGCATATTTTCGTTTGTAAATCTGCTCTTCAGTTCTTTTGTGAGCTCCAATTCTCTCCTTGTACATGCTTTTACTTCTTGTTGTAACTCAGCAATCACATCCCTAGAGTTCTTCTCCTCATCTTTGACGGCCGATAACTTTTTAAGTAGATCAGTTTCCCTTTCTTTAAAAGTCTCAGCTAGCTTCATCTCCCGTTCTAGAGATTCCGTTAATTCTCTCTTTGACTGTTTCATGTCAGCCTCCAAATCCATCTATCGAAAAATTAAtcacgtgaaaaaaaaaaatcacaaaaactagtcgttataaattaatatattcttatacTAACTATCACATCTCTAGCATTATTGATTTCTCTCCTCAAAGCCTTGAGCTCACTATGTTCACTGATCTTTTGTTCTTGTCTCTTAGTCTCTGCATCAGACATGGTTTTAATCCTCTTCTGTAACCATTCGCCTTCTTCTTGTTTCGCTTTTAGTTCTTCTTTGGTACGCCTGAGATCAGTTTCCAAGTGATCATTAGTCCCCTTTATCAAAACCAGATTACTTGTTAAGTTCTCATTTTTCTCCACTTCCACTTCTAGTTGCTTCTCAAAATGATTCTTCTCCATCTGTAATTTCCTCAAAGTGTCCTTCAGCTCTGTGTTTtcccttccttctttttcaaaGCTTTCCATTAATGATAGATATTTTTTCCTCTCAGCTTCTAAATCTGTTAATTTTGATAAGTCATCGACTTTCTGGGTTTGTACATGGTCTTTCATCAAACTCAGTTGAATCTCTAAATTCTTATGCTCATCTCGTAGTAAggataattcatttttaagcTTCACCTCATTGTCCAAAGAATTCTTCAACTTATTCTGGAGGGTCTCTATTAATTCTGAACAACCAACTTGCATTGCCCTATGCTCCTTTTCAATCtgaatctttaattttctcatCAAATTCTTCTCTGAAGATAATTCTTCATCTAGTTTCGCTACTTTCTTTGATTTCTCTGTTAAATCTGACTTTAGTTGGAAAATTCGACCTTCGTATTCTGTAACCTGGCACTTGAGCATTTCTGTTTCTATCTCCAAATCATCTTTCAGCTTCTTCAATTCTTCATTGATTTTATTAGCTTCGCTCAGTTTTAATTTTAGTTCTATATATTTTGCTTCTTGGAAGTCCTGATAAGGAGTTTGTCTTTCTGTCTTTTTCTTATCCTCGTCATCGTTTTCTATGGCGTTCATAATCTTTCTATCTAAGTGTGCTGATAAATTTAGCTCTCTTTGCACCATGTCTTCGATGTCGGTATCATATTGCAATCGTTCTgcaaatttatacaataaataattattgtaataaaaccatatttttaatttatataaagaaatacttACGTGCAGGTAACTTTAGGTCAGATAGATCTTTGTTTAGATTATCCACCATGTTCCTCAGTTCAGcatttatctttctttcatcctTCAACTTCTTTCTCAATTCCACGACATTTCCAGATTCCTTCATCTTATTCTGTATAGCTTCCAAAGCCTTGTGCAGACTTTTACTATCGTCACTCATTTGTCTAATcactttatctttttcttttaagtaTTCCTGCAGATGATGGATTTCTTGATCCTTTTCGTTAGAAGGTGAGGATGTTCCTGAGAAGCTGGTGCGTCTGGCCATTTCTTCCAATCTTCTAATGACCTGATCCCTGTTGTTTAGACCTTCGGTCAATCTTTGAATTTCATTCTGACATTCTAATAATTCTTGTTTGGTAGACTGGTACTTTGTTTTGAATTCGTACAActgtttattttcattttcgatcTCAATATTGCGGGTTTGGATAGTTTCGATAGTGATATCTTTTTCGAGAATTGCATCTCTGAATTTCTGTAACTCCTTTGCCTGTTCCTGGAAGAGAAGAGTATATTCCCGTGTCTGTCCTAATTCTTGTTCTTTCTCTTCGATATCCTTTTTTAACTTATTATTCTCTAAATtcaattctattataattttttcgttcATTTGTATCTTATTTTTGTGGTCCTGCATTTCTTCATTActcaattttaaaatgttttccaTTTCCTGaagatctttttttattttattctctgaTACTCGTGACAATTCATATTGATTCTGATAGAAACACTTATCTCTGGATAGTGTCTCcacaacatttttaaattccatttgCAACTCGTCGTAAAGCTTCTGCAGAGCTATTAAATCATCTTCTCTTTTAGTCAAAATTGCTAATTTCATATCTAATTCCTCTCTCACTGCCTGTAATTGAATTTCCAAGTTCTCCACTTCTTTCATTGTCTCATTGATGGACGTCTGAGTGTATTTCATTGAAGGAACATAAGATCTATTACTACTACTGTCGTCACTTCTCTCATCAGCACGTTCTCTTCGTGGTAATTCTTGCGTTTGAGTACACTGTTTTGTTGACTGGGTAGCATGGTCGGTTCTGCCGCTAGAATCATTGTTTTCCGACATGGAAGATTTCGACTCCAGGCCACTGTGCAGCAAGTCTAAGATTCTAGACTGTTGACTGGAATTTGCTGATAGACTTTGAGAACCAAGGTCTAGAAGAGGAACCTGAATTATCTTAGTGCTGTCCACTAAAGGTACAGTTGAATTATCTATACTTTTTTGAACAGGTGAAGTAGGAACTTTGAAAGCAGATACGTTAGGTAAGTTTTGTGTTGTATTGGCTCCTCTGATGGCTTCCGTAGTTTCTTCGCATTCCGAGTGAATTGATAGAATATCGCTCAATGTACGTGCACTATTCTTTGCCTCTGTCTGTCGTACCAACTCTCTTAATTGTGTTTCGTCCAGATTCAGtgaagaatatatctcaagttgcttttcttttttagataATTGTTCCTTCAGGTGATCTATCTCTTCGTTCTTGTCTGCTAACATACTGTCTATTAGTCTCGGTAATTCTAACTGTGCATGCTCTTGAACACCAACTTTCGCCTGGagaatctttttctcttcttcaatAATTTCTACGTGCTCTTTCAACTTCTGAATAGTAGCACTTTCTACTTGCACCACATTTGCAATCTCTGCTTCCTTCTCTTgtaataattgattaattcTATCCAATTGATTTTTCATGTCCTTTAATTCTAAATCTTTGTCAGCAATGGTTCGTTCTAAAGATTGAAACTTGGCATTGGCTTCATGAAGTTGTAATTCTAAGCGTGACGTAGCCTGTCTCTGAGCAAATGGAGCGCTTTGCTTGTGTTGCTCTAATCTACCACGCATTGCTTCTATTTGAAACAACTGCTCAGAAGTGGTTTGCTGAAGAATTTCCTGTTCTGCTTGTAATTCCTCATTCTGATTTTTGAAAGCAGTAACTTGCAATTCTAAATCTTTGATTCTTTTTAGTGCCACTTCCTCAGCTCTGGCATGTTTCAACATTTTCTCCTTAAGTTTAAGTAACTGGTCGAGAGGTAACATTGGAGGTGCAGTAGGATCATCGGGAGTAGGGCATCGTGAGGCATCTATTTGCTCTCTGATAGAGACATCTTCGCTTGGTTGACTCAAACTCAAATTGGAACTGCACATGTGCGCTGATTCCAGTTCTCTGATTCTTTTAGTTAACTGATTCTGCATATCACGAAGTTCTGTTTTCATTTGCTTCAATGCCGCAGAATTCACGTTGAATTGTTCAGAACTTAACTTGTGTTTTCTTAATTCCTCCTACaaaatcgtatttttaaaaatgtatgttCTAACAAAGTTAAGTACTTCACTAAAATTTACCTGTAAGTGAATAATATGTTCATTTAGTTGCTTGCTTTCACTACCCATCTTAACAGCATCCAGTTCTTGGACCAACTCATGCTGGTTCTTAGTCTGCGCAGCAATCACAGTTTCTAATTGATTGATTTGTAATTGAAGAGATTCTTCTTTCTCGGTTTTGATCTGTAGTTGTTGTTCCAAGTCTGTGATGATTTCTCTAAGTACCCAAATCTTGTCGATAGCTGCTTTCAGTTCACTCTCAGTTTCAGATTTTCTGGCTTCTGTGTCAGACATAAGAGAGGACATCTCTCTCATCTGAGACTCTAGAACCTCCACCTACATTGCATTCgactttttaatgaaacttcgCAATTGTTGAGTTTATTCCATTACCACAACCATAAACTAACTGCTGGGAAGCATCACCAATATGTAAAGcacaaaaaaaatatttatcaaagtgacaaaataaaagttacatgCATAAcatcttaatttttattaaaatgaaatgtatacTTTGTACTTAGTAGAGCCTGGatctgaaatattattaaatgtattaattcTTATAAGTAAATGACCACTCACAACTGCACCGATGTCAGATGCTTGAAGCACAGGAACCTTTGACGTTGCTTCGGGTGATAGTGTAGACTGCTTTGTGCGACAAACAGAAACCAAAACCAGAGTGCAGGAAAACTCGTGTTAATAGGTTAGTGATAATGCGTGTTATAAGCTGCCTAATTACTTCATAATATAGCTGACAATATAGCTGACCATAAAAAATGAACTCAATTATGATATCCCAAAAGTTATCTATTAGTTTGATCAATTTATATGAGAACAGTAACGATCATTAAACAATCCCAATCCAagacaaatagaaataatcattttaagaaatttctaaacttgattaaaatgtattatttagtCCGCACCATGTAAAGTATCCAAAAAAGCAGATGTTTTGGGTGCgaatgaatatttcaattagaCTCGTAAATTGTTTATATCAGATTATTGTATTGTTAAATAGTATGAATATAATGCCCAAGGACTCACCTcagatgttatacgttgatctCGTTCCTTTTCTCGTTCGCGTTCTTTAAGCTGTTCCTGCAGAACATATACTTGTTTCGCTGCTTCATCTCTCTCAGCTTCTCTTTCGCTTGCTTGCTCATCCAGAAATCTGCGAGTTGCTTTTAATTGCTTATCTGCTGCCTCAATCTACACATATTTTCTTTCAgttaatatcaataaaattgAACACTTAAAAAGCAGCAAGTAAAAAACTTGAAtgaaaataatcaataaaatgtACACTTCCACAGCTACATGAATTATAAactttaacattatttatataaatacacatTTAATCAATCGCaatcaaaaataaaactaaaaacaAATGCCTTTATGCAAAATAAATAGCAACAAAAATAAAGTGTTCTGAAATACTCATGAAAAATGCTTATCAACTTTCTTCAAACTTAttctttgttattaaattaataacgcaACCAGGGAGGATAAGGAAGAGTTAATTCACAATATTAATAGCATGCATACAAGAGATTAATAGCAATAAACATACTTTTAATGTAAAACATGCCTTGATTAATCAttaggaaattattattatttttaatgatgACATGAAATTTAGTAGATTGTTGTGATAAACCATTTCATCAGAATTGAGAGAGTCCATAGCGTTCTTgtcaatttattgttaaatattgctCGGTTTGCGGTTAAAGTTAACTTACGGAACAGCTTTTTATAATAGTATTagtaattctataatttacCTTTCGGCGGCAAACCCTGTGAATGTATGGGGTAGGAGTAGGTTCTAAAGGCACCTGCTGGCAAGATAACAGAACGCCAATCAATCTTTCTAAAAAGCTGCATCACGgagctatacatttttaccagtcgtttatcttttttctttgttttctttctcttttatttcatacgtttttatcgtaaatttttttctatcgATTTCTGAACACGAGATCATCTATCGATTGAAATACTTGTCAAATGATAATCGAATCTATTAAAAGTTGAATATTGATGCATGGATAATGAGACTGTTCATTATGAgttcaaaaacaaaaaaagaatgtCTTGTGCAATGTATGAACAACTAAGCTCGTAGATACAGATAAAATAATGGACTACCAAATACAAAACTCGTCTTCAATATGCAATACACCACAACTGTTTTGTATGTAGCATACCAACtctatataatgaaaatacatGCAATCGGTGCAtcctttatataaaaaagttGCAGTTTACCTGTTGCTGCAAATcttccttttccctttttgCCTCTTCCATCAATTTTTCAGTCAGTCTAGATTGTTCATCTATCAGTTGTAACAACTCTGTGCAATCTCCTCCTCCATTTGATAATACATGTCTcactgaaaaataaaacataatttcaAAAGATATCCACTAAAAAGTTCAATGTTCATACCTCAAAAGAATTCATACCTTTTTCTTGCAATTGTGAGAAATCTTGCAAAGTAATGTCAGCACCTAAGTCATAACTTTCCCCATAACCTTCTgtgattgtttcttttttattctctgCATTAATTAGCTTCCTTTGAAGATCTAAAATGGTCATTTTCAGATGACCGATCTCTTCTTGATAGCCGATGACTAGAGCTTCAGCATGATGAAGTTTCAAATTCAGTTCttcattcattttatttaaccAAAGAGTATCTTTTAAAGGCGAGCTATGTCTCCGTTCCCTTGTGGATGAAGAAGTGCTAAGAATTTCAGCGCTTTCAGATTTCAAGCGACGTACGCAGTTGTTCAATTCTTGctttaatttttctgttatGCACTCATCTTCTTCAAGAATAGTTGGTAAAGTTTCGACATTgctatttattatagaaactaTCTCGGTGATTTTTGGGGTAAAATGGATCCTTTGTGTCTTCATTTTGGAAGAGTTCAATAAGCTAGtctcttggttctcttttgaTTCAGTGAATTTCAATCCATCAGTTTTATCAATTTGCATGGATTTTTCATTAATGACGCTATCAGATAATTGACTCTTAACAACTTTGGtaataaaagtattattaaCTTCTTCTTCACAAATACTAAAATACTTTATCAGTTCTTCGATCAACGTTTTAAGAGTTACACACGTTTTACTTAAGGTATTCCTGTTTAacacaaaatttttataaataaaaaataatgacgatttttaattttttcgaaatgTAAATACCTTTCTTCAAGAATTTGATTATCTGTTACTGCGTCTTTATCAAGATCTCCTTTTTCACCATAATTctgaacacattctgacttaattttattaagttCTTCCTGATGACGATCGATCATTCTAGCTACAGTTCGAGAATGCTCTTCTTTTAAACGTTGCATTTCCTCGGTATGGGTTTCTTTAAGTAATTGCATCTCCTTCTTTGCATTACCAGTCAGTTTGTCTCGTAATTCCAACAATTCTGCTGGCCAATTGTCTTCTACATCCGACTCGACCGTTAAAAGAGCCTAttgattaaattacaacgataTGAAAGTGATAAATTGAAAGTGAATATATCAATAGGAAACTAAATTTGTCTTGGATATGTTCGAATCAATTTTTTGCAGAATATTAGCGTGTAAATTGGTGTGGCTAAATCTAAGGCTACCTGAATTTGTTCTTGGAGCGCATTGACAATATCCAACTTAGCTAGTGCGATCTGTTCTTCCAATTGATGGTTGTAGGCCGCTCGTAGTTGCGTTAATTCACCGTTTTCCAACGCACCCGCATCCCATTCTGTTTGACAATGCTGCATGCATACATATGTGGTCACACAATAGCATGTTAGTTACGAGAGAAACAATACATCAAAATTGTACTCAGTTCGAGCTAACGACTTtgctttacaatttataatctGCGACCTTTATTAATTGGAAACTATTCTAAAAATGCTTTCAGAACTAAACAATGGTTTTTTGACAAGAACgaaattattaagaaaatacaggcttcatttaaataaattaaagaatcatGCGTTCCatcgaaaataaatagaattatagaAAAGAATAACATAAAAAACATACTATTGAAAGATTGAAGTAAGGCATACCA
Proteins encoded in this region:
- the LOC139995321 gene encoding uncharacterized protein isoform X2 gives rise to the protein MDEISDEESFRNDKSMEHRKSDAHEGVSSKDVTQSSVSMSEGEADGDLEGLAGRVVQLEELLQGKEAIVEALNAEIDHLRAEASSPNSSQSQSSSIHSRDVMSLYHIKLQEFEKAVNQRDNLIEDLMWSLQHALSVRDNLASQLNSINAMEIPCKDSDKNKCLEEKIDTLEKTVSDQSSIIQKLNSQVTQNQEYVQTLEMEKETRTAEINDYKLQINNLNEQIRLNAADKNLNIAETLEQQKQYEVRVDKIKQDMQHILKKFTTEMNINTARHQQELKEQAAKYEKEVMNIQKEYEEHLKQLKEENKAMADRLNKELPDLETRHAKELSIFQTQLAHYKKTVETLKLELMNRSESQQTAQAELNEHKSKFNEFRVQAEKVTRIQNLDHQKEKEMLHEQIKLHKLQLEEVTSKYIAATAVLESKESIERSLEQALTNAAVLKEENESLKFKLDDLSSRYSTAQSLIENSQSHERTLSNKIYDLEKSLSRLSGINVSTLSEMNETTYQTFDEVAIQYQLTKQKLEEKAEFEKLLICKIEGLEEDVRKSKEELEQANLTKKSYEKQLKDIKNVCDKYKSELSFLKKNSLDGQSTLPLAEESKSSSQSMKDTISDLLHKTEEDQQEIKKLKMTLELKETELAESIKKMYDMADMLKKSEEEREQLKTGLATAWAQCAEVEEKLNQTLALSDSKLDVSLSSYNSALMKQFKLDRIVNNSVDTTHDKSININRTLDEKTEDPNISNRTASLQEKLMLVLEENKRLLKEVERLMSQQADYEEIKNKMDHYINLSENLTIEKEHKNEENKALKKKLENMHSLQDSVNQLTLEKETLRKEIEALIHVHDEQINAIKTETTSEIRKVQSLMLSTKGGTTELNDLKTELEMRHAKEMEELRMYFEQKCLLMEKQYSEEIFSQQSKKMSDNDSEIADITEGLYFGGAGDCLNVSNISEHSSRLGSPIKDEQSKHTSQNFNSYKSELEYEINIKTLQQELQNRIIELQEAKLQCEKSLEEQKNMYERQLYNNKDKERRELLKNMANQHCQTEWDAGALENGELTQLRAAYNHQLEEQIALAKLDIVNALQEQIQALLTVESDVEDNWPAELLELRDKLTGNAKKEMQLLKETHTEEMQRLKEEHSRTVARMIDRHQEELNKIKSECVQNYGEKGDLDKDAVTDNQILEERNTLSKTCVTLKTLIEELIKYFSICEEEVNNTFITKVVKSQLSDSVINEKSMQIDKTDGLKFTESKENQETSLLNSSKMKTQRIHFTPKITEIVSIINSNVETLPTILEEDECITEKLKQELNNCVRRLKSESAEILSTSSSTRERRHSSPLKDTLWLNKMNEELNLKLHHAEALVIGYQEEIGHLKMTILDLQRKLINAENKKETITEGYGESYDLGADITLQDFSQLQEKVRHVLSNGGGDCTELLQLIDEQSRLTEKLMEEAKREKEDLQQQQVPLEPTPTPYIHRVCRRKIEAADKQLKATRRFLDEQASEREAERDEAAKQVYVLQEQLKEREREKERDQRITSESTLSPEATSKVPVLQASDIGAVVEVLESQMREMSSLMSDTEARKSETESELKAAIDKIWVLREIITDLEQQLQIKTEKEESLQLQINQLETVIAAQTKNQHELVQELDAVKMGSESKQLNEHIIHLQEELRKHKLSSEQFNVNSAALKQMKTELRDMQNQLTKRIRELESAHMCSSNLSLSQPSEDVSIREQIDASRCPTPDDPTAPPMLPLDQLLKLKEKMLKHARAEEVALKRIKDLELQVTAFKNQNEELQAEQEILQQTTSEQLFQIEAMRGRLEQHKQSAPFAQRQATSRLELQLHEANAKFQSLERTIADKDLELKDMKNQLDRINQLLQEKEAEIANVVQVESATIQKLKEHVEIIEEEKKILQAKVGVQEHAQLELPRLIDSMLADKNEEIDHLKEQLSKKEKQLEIYSSLNLDETQLRELVRQTEAKNSARTLSDILSIHSECEETTEAIRGANTTQNLPNVSAFKVPTSPVQKSIDNSTVPLVDSTKIIQVPLLDLGSQSLSANSSQQSRILDLLHSGLESKSSMSENNDSSGRTDHATQSTKQCTQTQELPRRERADERSDDSSSNRSYVPSMKYTQTSINETMKEVENLEIQLQAVREELDMKLAILTKREDDLIALQKLYDELQMEFKNVVETLSRDKCFYQNQYELSRVSENKIKKDLQEMENILKLSNEEMQDHKNKIQMNEKIIIELNLENNKLKKDIEEKEQELGQTREYTLLFQEQAKELQKFRDAILEKDITIETIQTRNIEIENENKQLYEFKTKYQSTKQELLECQNEIQRLTEGLNNRDQVIRRLEEMARRTSFSGTSSPSNEKDQEIHHLQEYLKEKDKVIRQMSDDSKSLHKALEAIQNKMKESGNVVELRKKLKDERKINAELRNMVDNLNKDLSDLKLPAQRLQYDTDIEDMVQRELNLSAHLDRKIMNAIENDDEDKKKTERQTPYQDFQEAKYIELKLKLSEANKINEELKKLKDDLEIETEMLKCQVTEYEGRIFQLKSDLTEKSKKVAKLDEELSSEKNLMRKLKIQIEKEHRAMQVGCSELIETLQNKLKNSLDNEVKLKNELSLLRDEHKNLEIQLSLMKDHVQTQKVDDLSKLTDLEAERKKYLSLMESFEKEGRENTELKDTLRKLQMEKNHFEKQLEVEVEKNENLTSNLVLIKGTNDHLETDLRRTKEELKAKQEEGEWLQKRIKTMSDAETKRQEQKISEHSELKALRREINNARDVIMDLEADMKQSKRELTESLEREMKLAETFKERETDLLKKLSAVKDEEKNSRDVIAELQQEVKACTRRELELTKELKSRFTNENMPTKFMQKINDLSEVNEKYMTEKTVLQEKLIKSREEKEQLNQRIKLLEDQIKRNKGSQVSNARIPEIEKLQHFYGKFLRADSRRKALTYQKRYLLTIVGSYQLSEENTLSVLAQLTRDQRSYAVVGRNKKSPKVRFRSAVLVLISIHRMKWLIVRWNTGKRIGVKTLLWNIDQSFLPIQKAAMNHSPPVRDKTTSNGDGGFDTFEQYCQRLKNIQQRLSLAEAGNLQIIPE